A stretch of DNA from Oryza brachyantha chromosome 9, ObraRS2, whole genome shotgun sequence:
CATCGACATTCTCGACCCTTCCTGGGTGAGCTTCGAGTTGTTAAGTTCAGTGAACGACACACTAGGAAGGAAGGAGACATCCTTTCTTGCTTCGTAAGGATGGTATATTGGCAAGGGGATTAGTTTTTACAGAACTTTACTTGAGCGACAGGTCAtgcgacttttttttttggttagtcTTGAACCGCGTGACATTTGGTGCGTGGTACTGGTAATTGGCGTTACCACGATGAACTGTCACTGGTGCCGTGTTGAACCACACGACAATTTGGTACATGAAGGTGTACTGGTAGCAGCAGATAAGGTAGCTTGTAAGTACCAGTAACAGCTACTttactaaggtggtgtttagttgccaaatttttttggcaaaaacatcacatcgaacgtttgaccggatgtcggaaggggttttcggacacgaatgaaaaaacgaatttcacggctagcctagaaaccgcgagacaaatcttttgagcctaattaatctgtcattagcatatattgattGCTATAACATTTATggtaatcatggactaattaggctcaaaagatttgtctcaagatttgtttcataactgtgcaattagttttttggttcatctatgtttaatgctttatttaggtgaccaaagattcgatgtgatgtttttggaaaaaaattttaggaactaaacaaggcctaaatggTAGTAAAGGGTAGCATGCCCTTTTAGTTTTACCATGCCTAATCATTGGTGATTTTGATGCTTCCACTTCAGATTGCTCTTGATACTCAATTTTTATGTTGACATTGAAATGAAGGAGAGTATgcttgcaagaaaaaaaaaatgtcgtTGATATGTTTCCTCTCAGATTTCATGGGATAGATAGAATCTAAAGCTGATATTTATCTGTGTACTGCAACAATATTGATGTGTTAAATCACCTTCTTCAACTAATCACACTCAAAAGACCATAATTTTTGTGATCTGATTTTTCCTATCTTTTGTAAAACCAGTTTGTGGAGATTACCCATCTATCTATGGTGTATCACTTTCATGATATGATTGATATGCTCGTTGACTGTGGATACAAGAAAGGAACCACACTTTTTGGATTTGGTTATGATTTTCGCCAAAGTAACCGGTATAATCTATGTGGCCCTCTTTCCATAGTATTGAGTCTCGACTCAATAGCATCAATAGATAACATAGTCTTAATATTTTACTGCTGAGAAAAAACAAGTTGCTGtaattatatgtttatctGGCAGGATAGACAAAGCGATGGTTGGTTTGCGAGCAAAACTCGAGACAGCTTATAAGGCTTCTGGTGGGAAAAAGGTTAATATAATATCACATTCTATGGGTGGACTGCTCGTAAGCTGCTTCATGTCTATGAACCATGATGTAAGTTTTCATAATTACAACGATGTGTTGCTTACAACAACTGTAATCTGTAATCAatgtctttttctcttttcctcaTTTTTCTAGATATTTGAGAAGTATGTGAACAAATGGATTTGTATTGCATGTCCATTTCAAGGTAATTTATTTGTGCACTTATAATTATTCTATTCTTGCGTTTATAGCCTTTGAgttctatatttttgtttttacatgTTGGCAGGTGCCCCAGGATGCATCAATGATTCTCTACTAACTGGGTTACAGTTTGTTTATGGTTTTGAAagcttcttttttgtttctagaTGGGTGATGCATCAACTGGTAAATGACTAAATTCTTTACTATTTCATATTCAAATTATCTGAATTTGTGTATGATTGctactgtatttttgttattacATTCTATATGCAAATAATCACCCACTTCAATTGGTGCATTCCATCTTCTACCGTAGgtcattcattattattgtggaAGGTTTCCTAACAGTAAAGAGTAATGGGGTTCCCTATTGGAAGcatattttaacaaaaaaatgaattatataTTCACTTATATTTGAAGGATCAGGAAAGAAGCCCTAGAACAACTAAACTAGTGAACTGCTAATGAAGGGCTATGAAACGGCAGTCCTCTGCAAGGCTGCAAGGACTCTTTATGTGCTGTGTTGGTAAAGGCTGAGTTTGAAGGTGATCGAATAACAAGATGAAGATGATCACGGAAAACCAGGAGGCTCATTAGTGAAtggttaattaaatattagctattttaaacttgaaaatggattaatgtgattttttaaagcaacttttatgtaaaatatttttataaacaaacacaacatttagcagttcaggacGCATGCTCATGGAAAATGAGGGGAGTTTTCACCCTATCAAGCAGTCCCGAAGACTGCCTAAGTTACTAATATGGTAGGATAATGCTATTACTCCTGCTCTTGGTTATTAATGTTTAATCATTATTTATgctgaccaaaataaaaatcaaatatcaactgtaattttgaagtttttgcTTACTGAAGCATGGCCATATAGCTTTCTACAGTTCTTGAATGAATTATGTCTATCCTTTTAAGTTAGATTGTTACATGTGCAGCTTGTTGAATGCCCATCCATCTATGAAATGCTTCCAAATCCACACTTCAAGTGGAAACAAGCACCAATTGTTCAGGTTTGGCGAAAGAACCCTGAAAAGGATGGAATAGCGGAGCTGGTTCTGTATGAAGCCACCGATTGCATATCACTGTTTGAAGAAGCTTTAAGGAACAATGAGGTAATCGCTGTCTTCATCTTGATTTGCAAATACTTCTAAGTTACAAAGCATAAGCAAACTGCACCATACTGAATGAACTCTCGAAAGTTGAGGATCTTTTACTTACGGATGAGAACTATTTTGTACACTAACAGGGACTAAATCATCACACTATCCTTCACTTGAAAGGGAAACATCCAGATAGTATATACAGAAGGCAAAAGCACCTTGGTAGTTGGTATTACATGCGAAAAGCATAGTAATGCTGTCTACTCCATTGATTTGACAATGTTAAAATAGTTTATAGATTGTAGGCTTTCACTTCGAATTATTAAAGGTTATATTCACtgcatatgaatttttttatatgtggaACTGCCTATGAATTAGCAAAAGCTCAAATATGTGAGAACTTTTGTCCTGTCCATAAAGTGATGCATTGCGTTTGGCTGCTACATAGCTACGTATAGCCTTTTATGTGGTAATTTAGTGCTGTGATCTATTGTTGGTTGAATATTTGagtgaaatttgtttatttctatGTATCTAGCTCAAGTATAATGGGAAGACAATTGCACTACCATTCAATACGTCAGTCTTCAAGTGGGCCACTGAGACCCGCCGAATTCTTGACAAGGCTGAATTGCCAGATACTGTGagcttttataatatatatgggaCATCTTACGACACACCATATGATGTTTGGTGAGTACTTCTGGAGACTGCTAGTGCTAATTTCATTTTGTTCTTCATGCTATTCTTAGTAGGTACCCATTCTAGCTCCCCCTTTTTCCTATTAGTTTGCAACTATCAACATCCAAGACAAGATATAATGGCTCTAGTATTGTTCATTAGTTGACCTAATTATCCACATAGCAAATATAGTTGAATAGGAGTACACATAAAGCATGATCAATTTCAGCCTTTGATTGATATAgttctcttttcttatttacTTCAGGATTCTTGTTGAATAGTTCACAAGCTATTAAActgaaacaaatttatttggatTTGACTTCTCTAGCTTGAGCTTTGCTGTAATTATGTTCATTCTGAACTTGCAGTTACGGCTCTGAAAGCTCCCCAGTTGGAGATTTGTCAGAAGTGTGCCACACAATGGTAATCGATTAAAATATACATTCTAGTTATGTGGTCTTGTTATGTTGTTTTTCCTAAAATATTATGCTGGTCATCTTATTTTCAGCCTGTGTACACTTATGTGGATGGAGATGGCACAGTTCCTAAAGAATCAACTATGGTAATCGCTCTTTTCTGCATATCATAGATATTAGCTATCTAGTTTCTGTAATGTTGTGTGATGAAACCTAGTTGTCAGAGTTGCTCTTTGTCATGCATTGAGAAATTACCCACTTGTTGCTTAATAATTTAGGGGAAAGCATAACACTGCTACAGAGTTGTTTGGGTAAACTTTGATTATTAGATCTAGGTAGTCATGATTCATGTGCAGTACCTATCGGCGCTGCTATACGTCCGACTGAGACGTACGACTCGCGTACGACTCAGTACACCACAGCCGGCAACGATGATGTCGCAGAATTAGTCGTACGCGAGTTGTATGTCGCTGGTCTCTCGCGTACGTCGCCGGTCGGACGTATAGCATTTTCCAAGTACCTATTCATCCTTGAGAATTTCAAGGATCAATATGTTCTACACTAAAATTTGCCGTTCACACTTCAGCACACATATTTCTCCTTTCAATTGAAACAATAGCATCTCTCATGTTGCCTCATGAAAACAATCTgctatacacaatttgtcacATAGATTTTTGTCATTGGCAGGCTGATGGATTTGCGGCCAAGGAAAGAGTTGGCGTCAAGGCCGACCACCGAGGAC
This window harbors:
- the LOC102720739 gene encoding phospholipase A(1) LCAT3, whose product is MLLLGAGVRLRLRVLRGRRRRRPRRRGGGGGEEGAREPVLLVSGMGGSVLHARRRSKPRFDLRVWVRILLANADFKKYLWSLYNPDTGYVEPLDDDVEIVVPEDDHGLFAIDILDPSWFVEITHLSMVYHFHDMIDMLVDCGYKKGTTLFGFGYDFRQSNRIDKAMVGLRAKLETAYKASGGKKVNIISHSMGGLLVSCFMSMNHDIFEKYVNKWICIACPFQGAPGCINDSLLTGLQFVYGFESFFFVSRWVMHQLLVECPSIYEMLPNPHFKWKQAPIVQVWRKNPEKDGIAELVLYEATDCISLFEEALRNNELKYNGKTIALPFNTSVFKWATETRRILDKAELPDTVSFYNIYGTSYDTPYDVCYGSESSPVGDLSEVCHTMPVYTYVDGDGTVPKESTMADGFAAKERVGVKADHRGLLCDENVFELLKKWLGVKEESTRRRRPSKSKVMDSVP